The DNA sequence CGAATCTTTAGACTTTAAGAGATATTCTAATATTAAAGCTTTAAAAATAAAAACTATGTCTGTACTAATAAGCAAAAAAACTTTAACAAAAAATGAAAATGAGATGATCAATACACTAGGTGTTGATGAGGTTGAAAAACTCATTAAAGGTAAAGAACAATGGATTAATTTAATATCAAAAGACATTAAATTAGAAATAATAAATTTTACAGGCCAAGAAGAACAACTAATAGAAAATATAGAAAAAACAGAAGGAACACTAGCAATCGTACCTTGGCATTATTTTCACAATACTAAAGCACCCTTTATTAAAATGTATTACTTTGCTAATAGCACTCCGTTGAATTCAAATTTCATATTATCTATTCCAAGAGATTCTGGTGCATATGGTGGAATTTCTTACTTAATCTTAAACACTTTTTATGTAATATTACTAACAACTGCTATTTCAATATGTATTGGAATAGGAACTGGCATAATGCTTTCAGAATATACTTCTAACAAAATATTTTACAAAATACTGTCTATGAGTATTGACATATTGTCTTCAATTCCTGCAATAATTTTTGGACTTTTTGGACTGATATTTTTTGTGCCAATTTTTGGAATGGGAATACTTTCAGGGGCAATAGCAAGCTCATTAATGATATTGCCAATGATTGTCAAAACAACCGAAGAAACATTTAAAACAATCCCAAAATCATACAAGTATGCTTCATTTGCATTAGGAGCAAACAAAACAGAAACTATAATGAAAATTATGTTCCCTGCAGCTATTCCTGGAATA is a window from the Borreliella chilensis genome containing:
- a CDS encoding phosphate ABC transporter permease: MTKTQINKLINKFYFFIINFIAYLLTALLIFIIAYILYNSLFYFKKKQTLFLNNTKSFVTFKIEGKEIKIAFIVNKNINTDKISTEDIYNIYNNKISHWGSISDQGIDIIPIANSLDNVSSKAILKTLIKNNMFNKRYIKIEPSIKKVVQTINSTVGAISYLTKEEFESLDFKRYSNIKALKIKTMSVLISKKTLTKNENEMINTLGVDEVEKLIKGKEQWINLISKDIKLEIINFTGQEEQLIENIEKTEGTLAIVPWHYFHNTKAPFIKMYYFANSTPLNSNFILSIPRDSGAYGGISYLILNTFYVILLTTAISICIGIGTGIMLSEYTSNKIFYKILSMSIDILSSIPAIIFGLFGLIFFVPIFGMGILSGAIASSLMILPMIVKTTEETFKTIPKSYKYASFALGANKTETIMKIMFPAAIPGILTGIVLAIGRALGETAVLLFTMGTHLGLATNLNEPSRTLTVHLLMLFQEGHLDKGFGTASILVIMVLIINLTSKFLINKLYRIK